The Nicotiana tomentosiformis chromosome 2, ASM39032v3, whole genome shotgun sequence genome includes the window CCACGGGATTGCTGAGGGGATCTCGTTGGAGAGAGGAGTGGTGGAGTTCCACCTTGTGGGTTCAACTGGGTATTTTCGTTAGGAGTTGACATAGTTGGTTGTCGAAAAGTAGAATTTGTAAAGTGAAAAGATTATTAGATTTTCGGTAacggaaccaatttgtttaatcaAAAATAGATTTCCCGGTCAAAGTCAATATCTAGAAGAAAACGGGTTACGGAAAACCAAGTTTTACTTCACTTTCTTaagaaatgatgaaaataattaaCAAAGAAAAGTGTGGAATGGATTGACAAACACTTCCTAAAATCAAGGCCGGCGAATTTAGAGAGTAAGCAAAGAATTATAGTATGAATTTCAATAATAATCGTCACATGTCCTTACAAATGAAATTCTCATCCTTATATAGGAGCATACAATTGTAACAGCTATTATACTTAATTTGGACTAATTAAGGGTATTAACTGTATTGATTGCCCATTACCATAGATAATCGTAACTGACATATTTATGACTAAAGATTCCTTATAACCGCTCCcgattttccttccttatttatttctggaTCATGTATCTTCCCTTCTTTGGAGTCTTCATTCATTCCGTTCCTGTTTTTCCTTTGACAATTGTCAGGCTCGGTTCTTTTCTCTCATGTTATCCCGTGAGTATTTCTTTCGTGCCTTCCGCGCATCCTTAGTTCAGTTAATTGAGAATGCCACTTGTCGCTATATCGACGCTTCACGTGTCATGCCTCGTCAGCTTAATGTTGTTCCACGTATGGTGACTTTTCCTCCAATAccgaaagaaagaaagaattatCTTATCCATCAAGGCATGAGGATTATGCTATTTAACTAAAACCTATCTATGAAAAAAAGAGTTAAAAAGAAGTTAATTTTCATATATGGTGCGACGTCTCTCTGTCtaaaaaaaaatcttattaaACAGAACTACGAGCTACCGCTATGTAAGTTTGCCTTTCTAAAAAtagatttatttttattttctattattaagTTTTACAATAATGTGTCAAGACTGGTAAGATGAAAGGACCAAATGAGTATTTAGTATTTATAATATATATCAGTGCGTAATTCTGTTGAAAGTAGATTTCTATATGACTACCCGtcatttttttccatttttgtcatcttattatcttgttgtttCTAAATTGTTTTCACATTGCTTTTTGGtgttgtcccttcttgtctatctTGTCATTAATGCGGTGTTTATATTTTTCTGAGCGGAGAGTCTATTGAAAACAACTTCTACATCTTCACAGGGTAgaagtaaggtctgcgtacatactatccTCCCAGACCTGGGTATATGATTGTTATATCAGTGCGTTATACTAAAGTTGATTTCTCAGTTTAAAATAATTACTGTACTAGTATAATTTTTAGAGATTTGCGCTATTGTGAATTGTAAATGGCGGCAGTAACATGACAATGTATTGAgttaattatatttatatattaagcaTTTTTCTATACCGAATTAGTTGGACTGCTCACGAAAACCACAATCGAAAAGATTAATGagaatataatttatatattatcaaTGCAATTTAACCAATTATAGCATACTATTACTCTACTTCAAGTTATTATATTAGACATGCTAGTATTAAAACTTACATGTCATTGTATGCCAATACAAATGATGGTGCACAAAATTTATACAATGTCAGCGCACATGACTTAAACTAGACCTGAGAATGTGTGTACACATTTTTTTGGTCCCCCACTTATTATTGCTAGTGTATATTTTTATCAACTATAATATGATCATCATCCTCGTGTCATAGATATTTCTAGCCTTCTAGGGCATCTTAGTAATTTGACCCTTCAAACCCCTAAATGGAAATTTTATGTTGCTCAGTAAAGTTTTTTAATATAATCGAAATAATGTGTTATTTGATGCGATGATGAAGTTACTTTCGCTAGGTTATGAGTTTGAATAATAGATATGTGCACTAATTGTTTACATACAATCCTTTTCCGAACTTTGTCTTATTGCGAAATGCACCGGACTGGCCAATATGTTATTTGACGCGAATATAACAGTATATATTCACAAAGGAAAGAATAGAATAGGAAGAAAGTAGGGGAATGTAGAAAAGCTAGCATGCTTTGACGTGACCAAACGCAGAGAACTTTGAAAATGGACAATAAAACAAGTCGTTAGAAAATTCCGTTGCCTCCCTCCATTAAAAATCACCGCCCCACTTCCGCCGTGCGCCATCATAGCACCTCCGCGACAAAACCATGATTTGACCCGAAATTGCATCTCTTAAATTCCAACAGATTGTTTAAAGACAATTAATTGCATGGGCGCATCATTGTCCAACACAACGGAGAACGGTTCGGCCACCGGCGGCGGAACGGGGCTCGGCGACATGCCGGAGAGTTGCGTTGCCTGCGTCTTCATGTACCTGCCGCCGCCGGATATCTGCAATCTGGCTCGGCTGAACCGTGCATTCCGCGGCGCCGCTTCTTCTGACGCCGTATGGGAATCCAAGCTTCCTTGTAACTACCACCAGATGCTCGACCTTTTGCCTCCTTGGAGATACGACGGTCTTCCCAAGAAGGGCATTTTTGCCCTTCTCTCTCGCCCCGTCCCCTTTGAAGATGACAATAAGGTACTCGAATTTCTTCATGATCCCCATTTTACTCATTTCATATTGGTTTTCTCTGTGCTTTATCAATTTATTTTTACTCCTGATGTCCCTATTTTGTGTGAtactatttcttttttagtctcCCAAAAAGAATGTTacttttctatatttagaaataattagcTTTAAACTTCTTATTTACCCGTAATTAGATGATTTATAATCATACAAATAGTGTTTACTTAATCGTataaatatttatgacttgtttcaAAACCCGCTTAGCTTAGCTGATTAAAAGTAGCTGATAAACATCAAATGCTGAAAATCACTTTTAGGTGCTCAAGCTGATTTCATAAACAAACAGTTATGTGTTTGTTTGGATAGAATTGTTGAAGCTGATAATAAGCGATTAGTGTAATTGGTAAAGAGGTGCTTAAAAATACATTTCTGTAGATATCCTTAAAGCTATTTACAAGAAATTTGAATTTAGAAGTAATTTTACATGAAATGGACAACTGACGAAATAGAATAAAgagataattaaaattttaatgttAGGAAAAGTATTTCGGAacttataaaaaatattatggattaaatcataaaaggcttggtcaaaccaaaagtacttttaagcTGTAAAACTAATGTTGGCGGTGACCAGGTCATGGCTTTTGGCTAATTTTGACTTATAAGCATTTGCTTATAAGCACTTTGGgtgtttaccaaacgcgtagataacCCAAAAAGTACTCAAAAGCTAGTTTCAccataagcttagccaaacaccctctaaaaccacaagtttcaaaagtttttcttTCTTCGTGTGCAGTCAAACACCATCTCATTAAAAAAAGTTGGCACGAAGGGAGTATAATATTCTTGCACGCATCTAATTAATCACTGAACATGTACCTTGTAAGTCTGTGAACAAAAGGTTAGGCAGATGAAATCACgtagctttttttttttgggctcTGCTGGGATTCGAATGATCTTTCATTTGTCATTTAGATAAGTTATGTGATATTCTTGTTTTTATTGTAAAATGAGTTACTGTTAAATTGGTTTTCTAGGTCAATGTTGATGTTGGCCatttttgggatgaaattgaatgtTGGCTATCTGTGATTTTGATCAGGGGATAGAGCTTGCAATCTTTGAGAATTTGTTTAGACttgtatttttcaaatattttggaTTACTTTTATTGGAAAGGACTATAAATTTTGAGTTTACACTGCTTAAGTAGGTTCTTGATGGTATGGATACACTCTTTATTTGTTTCTCTAATGCCTTGGATCAATGTTCTCGAAATGGGGTAAAGGGAGTGAGAAATATGTCGAGCTTCGATGAGGTAAAGATAGCATAGCACGAAGCACCCTCTACTTCCAACCATAAGTATGGTTGGGGttttcaatatttaaaaaaatgTTGTGGCGCAGTTGAGTTTCATTGTGTTTTCGTAGACTTCCAATTTTTAGGCACACTTTTGATGTTATATTTACTAAAAGTACTTTGCATAACATGTGGAAAAAACACAGGAAGTATGGTTGGATAGAGTAAGTGGAAGGATTTGCATGTCAATCTCTTCAAAGGCGATGTCAATAACTGGTAGTGAAGACAGGAGACATTGGAACTGGTTTCCAACAGAAGAGTCAAGGTTAGTTTAATCTGTTCTTTGTTCAAATCATATCCGACAATATCATTATTAAGCTTAGTTCTTCACTAAGGAGATTAAATGGGATTCTTGAACTGGTCTTTGTAATGCTACTGATATGTAATCTTTTTCCCCGATGAGCCGGGATACTTAAAACTGGGGTTTCTTTGTGCTTCACGGGATAAAATTTGCTCTCACTAATACATGTGAGTTTTAGGAAGTTAAGTCAGAGAGTTTGTGATTTTGCTTGCAGTTAAGCCCTTCTCATTAACCCCCATCACAAGCATGATCAGATGTTTTGAGTGGAACTTTTCTGATTTCATTGCTAATATACGGTATGGTGTATAGTACGGGATTTCCTACATATAATAGCTTCCAGTTTCTACACCAGATTAGGGGTTATTAGTGGCTTTATACTTACTTTTTTCCCCACACCGCATTCTATCTTGTACAATAACGAAATTATACATGTTCTTTTTCCTGTTCTGAAAATCATGTTGTGAACTGTTGTAGATGATGATGAATATtatatccatttcaatttttgGTGCCTTTACCAAATTTGGTCAGATTATATGTGTcacacgacccaaaaccaacccgtcgtgatggcgcctatcatggtattaggcaagccgactattcagacatttccaacacttaAATCTTTGAAAGATACTAAGACAGtttaaataaaggaaaatctCTTAAAAACAGAATAGGAAATCATAACTCAATGCATAAATTCttcccaaaaccggggtgtcactaagtacatgagcatctatgaaATGACAAGGTCTGGTACACTGtctagaaattaaaaaaaaactaaataaataaactgaaagataagggaggaggATTAAGGTTTGCgaacgccaaacagctacctcgatgatctccgaaggTCTGGACTCCGCAAATCAGCAGTCGCCGcgaccggaagcacctggatctacacacgaggtgcaaggtgtagtatgagtacaaccaactcattaagtaacaaatctaacatgTGGTCTGAAGACAGTGACGAGCTCAAACAATACAGTAAAGGTATAGAGTTTAACAATAcagaaaagtaggcatgcttctAGGTTCAACAGTTAAGTTTAGCACAAATGAAATATGCCAAGTGCGACTAATAAGAACAGTATGACGTCTCTATAGCTACATGCCAATGTGAACCGTATCTGATGCAACACAGTGAAATcccaagtactcacactctcagagcacTCAATCCGCCCGTCTAAATTCTCGCTCGTCatgctcagtcactcagcactgtacgatacatgttgcggcgtgcatcccgatccacgTATATATATAGTCATAAGgcttgttacggcgtgcaactcgatccacatatatatagccataaggcttattgcggcatgcatcccgatccacatatatatagtcataaggcttgttgcggcgtgcaacccgatccacatatatatatatatagccataaggcttgttgcagtatgcaacccgatcctcatatATATAGATATCACTCACAGCACGacactcaggccccaactcagtcactaATCTCTCCAGCCACTCgagctcacaacactcatgctaagcagctctaatcaatgatacgagatgtgaTAATATACgataacatagactgagatatgacacGTAATGATGAATCTGACTCAGTACACGACTGCAATTAAACAGATAACTAaacagcaaagaacgaccattgtgggtcccaatagtaccaatatatagtctaaacatgatttctagcatgaattacAGTAAGtgttctaacacatagagtacaacaAAATATTCAGATAGAATAGCTACGCAGTTCCAGGGAATCGgctaaatcacaatttctacggtgcacgtccacacgcccgtcacctagcatgcgcgtcacctcaacataaaTCACATAgcacgaaattcggggtttcataccctcagaaccaagcttaaaagtgttatttacctcaaaccgtgcaaatccctaTTTCAAcacgcccttgcctcgcgaatcggcctccaaatgcctcgaatttagccacaaacagttcgacACAATCAACAtgagctaaagaaatcaattccataaaaaaatactaagttattaatcaaaagtcaaaaggtTAACTCAAAAgccgcccccgggcccacatctcggaatccaacaaaagtcataaaatccggaagcccattcaaccacgagtccacccataccaaaatttctcaaatccgataccaaaatctcgatcaaatcctcaaaattcggcctaagaactttcctccatttttccccaatttttcacccaaatcactaattaaatgatgaaatcaaagacataaacatggtatttaaccaaaactaagtaagaatcacttatcccaataacccacttgaaaatctctccaagaatcgcctcccaccgagctcccaaaatcaaattgtgaaaatgaactcaaaccctcgttttgaaatatttaagtttctgcccagtcgtccttcatcgcgatcgcgaatcacAAAAATGGTACTTTCATGAATTAACCTTACGCGGAATCCTCCACGCGAACGCGAACCTCTGCTTCTTCAGACTACGCGTTCCGATGCACTGCCTGggcaacctacgcgatcgcgtacccCATCACGCGAACGCATAGAGCAAAATCACCACTGCcccaaacaagcctacgcgatcgcggacctgtccacgcgatcgcgtataaggaaaccaggtATAGacaccagaaaatcttcagccataacaccaagtccaaaattgattcgttaaccatccaaaactcacctgaggcccccgggacctcaaccaaacataccaacaagtcccaaaacatcatacaaacttagtcgagcattcaaatcacatcaaacaacgctaaaaccacgaatcgcacatcgattcaagcctaatgaacttttgaacttccaacttctacattcgatgccgaaacctatcaaatcatgtgtgatttacctcaaatttaggacacaagtcacaaatgacaccacggacctactccaactcccggaaccccaaTCCGAACCCAGTAACCATAAAGtctactctcggtcaaacttccaaattttcaactttcgtcatttcaagcctaattcaactacggacctccaaatcaaaattcgaACACACatttctaagtctaaaatcacccgacggagctaacggaaccatcaaaactccatttcggagccgtttacacataagtcaacattcgttcaaccattttaacttaagctttcaaccttgagactaagtgtctcaactcattccgaaacctctccggacccgaaccaactaccctggcaagtcatataacaactgtaaagcataaaatgagcagtaaatgggagaacagggctacaactctcaaaacaaccggctgggtcattacatcatGCTATGTATCATTGCTGGGAAAATGGTTGTCATGCTGATCATTTATAGGTTAACTTTTTGGTAAGCCATGATGTGATTTGGACATGTTAGAACTATCAAGATTTTAGGGAAGGCCATAAAGTTATGGAAGTGCCTTAATAGATAATTTAAAGTTCTTGATCAAAACATAGATTTTTTCTTTCCATGCTTTTTTCGAGCCGAGGATCTATtcgaaacagcctctctaccttcataaggtaggggcaaggtctgcgtacaaactaccctccccaaactgcacttgtgagattacactgggtttgttgttgatCAAAACGAAATTTTTGAGAGTTTGGAAGGTGCCTGGTGTGGCCTCCAACTTTTACTTTTGTGCAACCTGCTGCTACACCTTTTTCATGCCAATTATAGCTTTCAGATGTTTATCGTGGAGCTTGAACTTTCTGTTTGCCTTTTTGTGAGGAGGGTGATGAAATAATCAATGCTCTATTGCACACCTCTATTTGATGGTTTAATAGATACCCAAAGGGTAGTAAGAAAAGCAAAATAGCTAAGACTAATAAACAAGAGAGGACTGATGAAGCATTGATGAAAAGCAATTCCCCTCTTCTCTTACACCTCATTGGTGTCCTGCCTGATTCTTGATGCACTTACCTAAAACTTTCAGTTGAATCTCTTGATCACTAGTCTTGATTCTGATGGGATGAGGATGATGGTGGTGAATTGTCGTTGACAAGTACCGTCCTTATTTTGATAAATGATGATGACAACTAGTGATGATTCTTATTCCCAGTAGAAGAGGTGTGAGAGGTttctcccaaaaaaaaaaaagacactcaaagaagaggaagaggtgTTGCCTTCTGTTGAAGTAGCCACTGTTTAGTTGCATCGGTTCAGGAGTTAAAGGAATAGCATGTCAAAATGTAGATTTTCACAGGCTTCAGGAACTTCCTGTAAGTTAGTCTTGAGGAAGTACAGCTCAACAAGGTTTAGCTGAGCTTTATCAATATTGTTTACCCCACAGATTTGGCCGGTTTACGAGTTACCAGATATGATAGGAATTTGTTAGATGCTTGACTTCTGTTATCCGGTGTACTATTAATCTGCTGATTAAGCATTTGGGGATATTTGCTCTAAGTTTCGTACTTCGTTTTCTTAGAATTAACTGCTTGAAGGGTGTCTCTAGAAGTAGGGTTCGAACATTGTTTTGTGGGATTACTAAATGCACGTGTGGTGATAAACACTTATCAAAGAAAGAATGCAAATGTGGTGATAGATACAGTGGTCATGCTACTTTACTGATGCAACTTCTTGGCAATGTCTCTTTCTTGTCCCTTTCGAAATTGTCAAAGTATTAGAGGATCTGaaaaacttttttattttttgtctgAAGGGAAGACCAGAAGAGAACAAAGTTGTGCCTTAACGTAGTCCTTTCAAAAATAATTCTTCCCTTCCTATCTGAAGGAAGAGTTCATTTACATGGATTATGTTCATCACTTGATAAGATAGTGCGCTTAGTTTGGATTGCATAGAATGGCCTAGGTAGTATGTAGTGCCTTTTCTGGATAACGCGAGTTCAAATTTCTAGCCATGAAAGAGGAAGATGATATATAGAGGCCTTTATGAACCAAATTGTGATTAGTATGTTGTGactgcttttccttgttcagaAGTATAATTTTTCTTCTCGGCTTTTGCTAATTTTGATTGATATGAGCTGATTagatttgggaattgtaaattctTCTTTACTTCGACTCAGTCTTTCAATCAATAAGCTTATTTTTGAAGAGTATAAAACCTGAACTACTAGTGTCAATTTTTTGTTATGAAGCCATTGAGCCAAATGGAGAAAACCTTACTTACTCCCTTGGTACTTAATTTCAAACAAAATCAAGCTTCACTTGTCCTATAGCTAAAAAGGAATCGAGCACAGAATGTTGAGAATCATGTTTATCCTCATTTGTCAAAAGCATACAAGTGTATCCTTTGAGACAAATAAGTGTGTTTTTGTTAAATTCGATAATGCACGAGAAGTATAAAAGGTGACATAGGATATTGTATCTTGCAGGTTCCATGTTGTGGCGTATTGCCAGCAAGTATGGTGGTTTGAAGTAAGTGGAATAGTGAAGTTTCCTTTTCCTCCGGATATATACACACTAACTTTCAGGATCCATCTGGGGAAATATTTTAAGAGATTAGGCCGACGTGTTCCCAACTTTGAGCACACTCATGGATGGGATTTGGGGCCAGTACGCTTTGAACTGTCCACTTCTGATGGACAGCATGCAGTTAGTGAGTTCTTTCTCCATGAAGTCGAGCAATATGATGCAAAAAAACGCGGGTGCTGGATTGAGTACAGGGTGGGTGAATTTATTGTCAGTAGCTCAGATCCTGTAACTGAAGTTAGATTTTCTATGAAACAGATTGATTGCACACATTCGAAAGGTGGGCTCTGTGTAGACTCTCTATCAATTACACCCAGCGATCTCAAGAGGTGTAGGAGGAAAGGGGTTAAATAGTTTCTGTAAATGATATGTTTTCTAGTTTTATTCTATTACCAACGCTCTTAGAATTAGGTTCCATTACACAGCTTATACTATCATTGTGCTTGTACCTTAGGTGTGTTACTCTCTTGTCCATGTAAATGTTAACGCTTTGTACTTGATCCAGTTTTGCTGCATAGTATAGCTACTACGGAACATCAGGTAAATATGCTCTCTGTTCACCTACCATGAAAAGAAAGGTTTAGttgtttttagttttatcatTTCATGTACAGACAAATGGTACAATTTTCATGTCTCTAAAGGCACTTGGATATGGTTTACATTCCAGTGTTGGAGCTCTTTGCTAACATAGCTGATATGCCTTCTTTTCCCATTTAACTGGCGAAGATGCTATGCCCAAGTCAATTGCACTAGATAGTGACTAGGATGGCAATGGACAAATGTGGAGCAGAGTAGACGAGAGGGTTTTGCAGATAGAGGGGAGGGGAGGGCATGACAAGTACGAGGTTAGACATTTGGGTTCATCGATGAAAAATACATACATTAGCCACCACCCGCACAAGTGCAAGAAAATGagataactctatccaccaagagTTTGGACAAAATAAATCACCTTTCCATAATTTCATGGAAGCATGATTCCAAAATTTTCATCAACTGCACCCCTTTGGGACATAACATAAATGAATACATTATAGGGGGATGAAATAAGGAGATGCACATCATGTACACCTCAAGTACCATATACACGTCATGCCACAAGATTTTAAACAGCTTTTTTATTTGGAAACTCAATTTACTTCAGCTTCAATACCGGATCACTTTTCTCCTGACAACCAACAAGATGGGAAGTTCTTGCAGAGCATAGCACATTTCAAATAAAACAGAACATGGAGATATATTGTTAAGAGTGAGAAAAACTGCATTTAACTGTAGTCTATCAACGAATAATAGCAAAATTTAAATGCAAAACCATTTGTTTTGAGAACTTGCTGCCTGCGGTTTTGACTATACTACTGGTAAATGATGCCGCTTACAGTGCCTATGAAAAAATTTCTCAAACACCGACTTACAAGGAAACAACAGAATATAGCTTAACGTTTTCCACCGCCACCACCGAGCTTAGGACCTTTACCTCCAGCTCCCTTGGGCATGTTGCCCTTCCCTCCAGCTTTCTGTGACTTGGCCTGCACCTCTGCCTTCTTGGCCTTCTTCTCATCCTTTGTCTTCTTGATTCTTTCCTTGATTTCACTGCACAAATCGATACAACATAAAGAATCAATTCACCTCCATTAAATAAAGAAAGTCATTAAACCACAAATTTTACAACCATTTCCCTTTTTTTGCAAAGGTTTAACAACCACATTAGGTGTACATGATTTACATGTATTATATGAGAAACCGTGATATAAACTCACGCTAAATCTAAGAGGTCAACATGCAGAAAATGATAGGAACAAACCGGAGAGCAGCTTCCCTAGCAGCATCTCTAACTTCTGGCCTTTCAGTTCTCTTCTTCTGAATAACCTCCAGGGTTGCACCCACAATGGACCTGGAGTAAGGCTTCTTTGTTGCACGTCGCCTCTTCTTAACAGCTTCTTGTGCAATATCCTAAAGTTAACACACAAAAATGGAGAATTTAATTAGGCAAAAAGTATATACAAACAATTGCACAAAAGATGGCAAGGTGAAGAGGACTCTGTGCCTTAATCCAAAGTTTATAGTACATAAGGTATGATCGAGCTAGCTATCCTTCAATTTTTCAATCCTTATGGGAAATTTTAAAACAGAATAAAGCTTGGATAAGTTCAAATATTTTACTCATTGATGCTTTATTGAGACTAACCTTCTTGTGCTGCTTCCTATACATAGCTGTCCAAGTAAGCTTGGAAGGCTTCAGGCGATTGTGAAAGTACCGTTTACATTTTGAGTTGAGAAACAGGAACACCTAATATcacgaaaaataagaaaaatgaacaGCTGAAATGAAAACCTGACACTACCTCCTTCCACTAATAAGTTACAATAActtaatcaacaacaacaacaaacccagtgtaatcccacgaGTCACAATAGCTTAATCATGAGGTACAAATATATTAACACATGTTCGTATCTCTTATAAAATTACCTGAGAATCTGAACGAATAAATCTGATGCCCCTCCCTGGATATATCTTTCCACCACTAAAACGACAGAGTTCCGTCCTGAAATCAGTATAAGAATAAAACTATTAATATAATCACTTATACTTCTGTGTAATAGAATGAGTAAAAAGTCCAAACTAAAGGAACCGAGAACAAGCCGGTAAGTTTAAAAACCTGTGATATTGCTACCTCATAAGCAATTGACCATACTTAAAAATAAAGagttttaaaaatctttttgAGCTTGTTTGTTTGACTTAGTGCAAAAAAAATCGGTTTTTCTATGATTTTCTAATAGTTTGTCAAATCAAAATGTAAATTCTAAAAGCAGCAGTCAATCATATCAAATGCAACTACAAAACAGCTATTGAGAATTATCCATGTAAAGTAGCACTAAGAAAAAAAATGTGCTTTACAGTACTGATTCACATTTCATTATTCAATACAACTATAGCTAGCAAAAAAATTGTCAATAAACGAAGAATTTTTTGTACTGTTTGCCCCGAACTGGTGCTCGAATCAAAAACCGAACGAATAATAGAGTAAAAACAGGGACTTTCAATACATATTCATGAGCTAAATCAAATAAAATGGATAAGCGAATAAACATGAAATGAGAATTACAATTAAGTTAGGGCATACGGCAGCATTTTTTTGTATAGGTAAGAAGGCAGGGGACTTACTTGAGAACCATTGTTGATGCAGCTGCGAGCTCTCACGTTGCAAATGTCCCGAAAATGGAGAAAAAACCCTAGTGAACAACGTTTATATTGGAATTGGAGGAAAGATTTTGGGCCCAAAAGAAAAGCAAACGTAACATAAGCCCAAGAAGTGGACCTCTTAATGGGCGCTCATGGACAAAAGGCTGCACTCTATTGGGCCAGTCCAATAATGTTCAACCCATA containing:
- the LOC104106052 gene encoding large ribosomal subunit protein eL24-like, with the translated sequence MVLKTELCRFSGGKIYPGRGIRFIRSDSQVFLFLNSKCKRYFHNRLKPSKLTWTAMYRKQHKKDIAQEAVKKRRRATKKPYSRSIVGATLEVIQKKRTERPEVRDAAREAALREIKERIKKTKDEKKAKKAEVQAKSQKAGGKGNMPKGAGGKGPKLGGGGGKR
- the LOC104106053 gene encoding F-box protein PP2-A15-like codes for the protein MGASLSNTTENGSATGGGTGLGDMPESCVACVFMYLPPPDICNLARLNRAFRGAASSDAVWESKLPCNYHQMLDLLPPWRYDGLPKKGIFALLSRPVPFEDDNKEVWLDRVSGRICMSISSKAMSITGSEDRRHWNWFPTEESRFHVVAYCQQVWWFEVSGIVKFPFPPDIYTLTFRIHLGKYFKRLGRRVPNFEHTHGWDLGPVRFELSTSDGQHAVSEFFLHEVEQYDAKKRGCWIEYRVGEFIVSSSDPVTEVRFSMKQIDCTHSKGGLCVDSLSITPSDLKRCRRKGVK